The Acidimicrobiia bacterium genome segment CTGCTTCGACCTGTTGTCGACTTCGATCGAGGATGAGCTGAACGTCGAGTTCGGACGCGTCTGAGCCGCTCCGCTGGAGTGTTCGGCCTACCCACAGTTCCTCGTTCGGGTCGACACCGAATCGGGTAACGGCCTCTGAGGTCAACAGATCGGTCGGACGGATGGCGGCCAGTCGCAGACCGTGGCGCTCGGCCCGAGCCTCGAAGTCGTTGCCGTAGTAGCGAACATGATCGGCCTGACCAAAGAGCCGGGTGCGCGTCGCTTCGTCGGCATCCAGGTCTTCGATCGTGGGATGCCCCCGGCGGCGTGGAACTTGGATGAAGGCAACGCCTCCTGCCGACAGGACTCGAGCCATCTCCTCCAGAGCTGTCAGATCGTTGGGGATGTGCTCGAGGACCTGGTAGCAGATGATGACGTCGAAGGTGCCGTCGCGAAACGGGAGCATGGTGGCATCAGCCTGGATATCGATCGGCAGTTTGGACTCGAGGTCCAGCCCGACGTAGCGGATTCCGGCTGACTCCAGGTACCGGCGAATCTGAGGCTGCGGAGCGATCTCGAGGACCCCATTGACGGTGCCAAGCACCGGTCGGATCCGCTCGAGCAGCGCCACCAAGACCCGGTGCCGTTCCAGTGAGTCGCACGTCGGGCAACGGGCGTTGGGGCGCCCGCCTGGTCCCTCGCCAAATGAGTCTGCGCTC includes the following:
- a CDS encoding class I SAM-dependent methyltransferase gives rise to the protein MTEGQVPRAVDQSGFHCPACGTSADSFGEGPGGRPNARCPTCDSLERHRVLVALLERIRPVLGTVNGVLEIAPQPQIRRYLESAGIRYVGLDLESKLPIDIQADATMLPFRDGTFDVIICYQVLEHIPNDLTALEEMARVLSAGGVAFIQVPRRRGHPTIEDLDADEATRTRLFGQADHVRYYGNDFEARAERHGLRLAAIRPTDLLTSEAVTRFGVDPNEELWVGRTLQRSGSDASELDVQLILDRSRQQVEAAEQAAAKWQTAYERLAGHPVVRPLLRVRKLLRSRR